TAGTATAACTATTTTTTTGTTAAATGTCAACATTAAATTTCAAATTTTTTTTAATCTTTGCATTGTAATTTTTAATGCTCCAACATCAATGTCGCAACCAATAAATCTTCTTCCCATTTCTTGACACATAAGAACTATATTTCCACCGCCAGTGAATGCATCTAAAACCAAATCATTTTCTTTAGTTGCCATTTTTAAAATTCTTTCTACAATGATTGGTGATATTTGTTCTTTGTGATATAATCTACCACGATTACAATCATCCCATAAATCAGTTAAACCTTTTATTCTATCCCAATATTTTGGCGGCCTTCCTTTGGAAAGCAACATCAAAATATTATAATTATAAGGAAGATATTTCCATGACCATCTAATTATATTTTTAACACAAATGATGTTTAAAACATCAAATCTATTTGAAAAGTGATGTGTAAATTTATACATCATTATAGGTTGCCAAAAAATTGCTAAAATTCTATAAGATTTCAAAATACGATAAAATTCATCAGCTGTATTAGAGATAAACGAATTTAATATTTTATCATCAGTTATCTTCCTTCCATTTTTTGTTAAATAACTGAATGGATAATCAGCTATTATACAATCTATACTTTCATTTTTAATTTCTTTTGTTAAATCCAATAAATCACTATGATAAATTTTCCCTAATTTATTTTGAAAGTACAATTTCATAATAAATTTGGAACCGCTTTTTTTAATCTTCTTTTCACAATTTCACAATAATCTTTATTTAATTCTATACCTATCCATTTTCTCTTTAATCTTTCTGCCACTACTGCCACTGTTCCTGATCCCATGAATGGATCAAGTACAGTTCCGCTTTTCCATCCTGCATTACAGCCGCAATCTGTCCAGCCAATGGTATAATGAATTGCTTCTTTTCTCCTTTCATATTGAAAAGCCATTTTGTCTTTGCCTTTTGCTATATTTGGTGTATCTCCTTTGTATTCTGTTTTTGTAATTCTTTCTCTTATAAAACCGCATTTTTTACAAATCCACTGTGGACAACCTACTTTTATCAATGGTTCAATCAATCGTTCTCCAAACGTAGCAAAATGTTCGATATTCTCTAATCCTAATTTTTTAGCTGAAAATGGTTCAATTGCAAGTGGCCAAACATCACCAGGATTTTTTCCTAAGGGATTAAGTTTCCATTTGTCTAGGCCTTGTCTATTGCTGCCTTTTGGATTTTTCTTTCCTCGTTTGCTTTCTCTTAAACTATCAGGATTATATTTGATTCTCACTGCATCTAAATCAAAAAAATATTTTTCATTTTTAACTAGCATAAATATAGGTTCATAACAATGAGTAAATGTATCTTTAATTGAAGACGGCGTGCTATTTATCTTGTACCATATTATGGGACCTTTTCCCCGAAGAATCCAGTTCTGTTCATCTACCATTTTAATTATTAATCTCCAATTTTGAATTGTATTACATTTATTCTTCATGTTCGTATCATGATTCCAAAACATTATTCCTGTTTTTTTCAATATTCTTTTAAGTTCAAATGTAACTTGCAACATCTTTGTAATATATTCTTCAAGAGTAGATTCCAATCCAATTTGTCTTTTTACACCATAATCTCTTAAATTCCAATATGGAGGGCTAGTGATAATACAATCTACACTTTCATCAGGCAAATTTTTTAATACATCCAATACATGTCCTTGATATAAGATTCCAAGTTTTGTCTTAAACCATTCTTTCATAGTAATTTTGGAACTACTTTCTTCAGTCTTTCTTCGCCTATTTTACAATATTCTTCAAAAATATCAATGCATACATAATTCCTTCTTAACAATTTAGCAGCTTTGCATGTTGTACATGAACCAGCAAGCGGATCTAAAACTAAATCATCTTCATTAGTCCAAGTTCTTATATGATCAATAGCTAATTGTTCTGGGAATATAGCTGGATGTTTATATGCTATTTCATCCTTTGTGGAAAAACCATAACCAGTATTATATTTCCAAACATTACGTCTAATACTATACTCATGATAACTTATTGATTTTTTAACTAATGTACCATCTTTCAATCTTTCACTTCGTTGTCCCCATGGTTTTTCCCATTTTACTTTTCTATCTTTAATTGGATTAAATGTCTTTGGTGTTCCTTTTGAAATAACAAACATGTATTCAAAACATTGATAATATCTATTCTTTTCTGGAAAGGGATTACTATTTTTCATATAGATCATTGTATCGTGTAAGTTGAAGCCAATCTCTTTGAAATGTAATGCATATCTAAATGATGTTCCAGATTCTGAGCCGTTTATTACTGCGTCATTGCATACCCAAACTATCACACCGCCTTCTTTCATTATTCTGTATAGTTCTTTAGATAATTGTTTAAATTTTTTGAAATTCCAAATCTTATCTAATTCTTTTTCATTTGAGGTTTTATAAAACCGAACATTATCATATGGAGGAGAAGTAACGACTAAATCAATACATTGATTTGGGAGATTTTTTAATACGTCAACACAATCTCCACAAATTATTTTATTTACAAATTTGTTGTCTTTCATTTCATTTACTTTTTAAGCTTTATCCTAAATAAGCATTTTGCTCACTAGCTATTAACATAAAATTGTTATTTCCAATGAGAATGTCTAAAATTCTTTTTGCTTGTTCGAAATCAATTGCAACGATTATATATTTTTCATTTAAAATGTTATTTGTTGCTTCATAATATGAATTATTTCCTGTGCCTTCATCTTTTATGAAATAAATATCGAAATTTTTGTGATTTCCTAAAAATTGTTTCATTTTACATCTCCTAATATATCAATTTAATCTTGGTCAATTGTATGTGTTTTTTAAATTTTTGAGATGTCCAACAAATAGTTTCATCATCTATTTTACTTTCAATAAAACTATTATCCCATACTAATGATTTTTTTATGAATTTTATTGCTGCTTCTTCATCAAGGAAAGCCCAAACTTTATTTGGTTCTTGCCATAATGGAGAATGAAATATTATATATGCATATCTTTCATTCTTATTCATATTTATTTTCCTTTTCCTGTTTTTTATAAAATTCTTCATCTGCTTTGTGAATGCAATGTAAATTACAAACATGTTTTGATATATTTTCTTTAATACATTGAATGAAAC
The sequence above is a segment of the bacterium genome. Coding sequences within it:
- a CDS encoding site-specific DNA-methyltransferase, with product MKLYFQNKLGKIYHSDLLDLTKEIKNESIDCIIADYPFSYLTKNGRKITDDKILNSFISNTADEFYRILKSYRILAIFWQPIMMYKFTHHFSNRFDVLNIICVKNIIRWSWKYLPYNYNILMLLSKGRPPKYWDRIKGLTDLWDDCNRGRLYHKEQISPIIVERILKMATKENDLVLDAFTGGGNIVLMCQEMGRRFIGCDIDVGALKITMQRLKKI
- a CDS encoding site-specific DNA-methyltransferase; translation: MKEWFKTKLGILYQGHVLDVLKNLPDESVDCIITSPPYWNLRDYGVKRQIGLESTLEEYITKMLQVTFELKRILKKTGIMFWNHDTNMKNKCNTIQNWRLIIKMVDEQNWILRGKGPIIWYKINSTPSSIKDTFTHCYEPIFMLVKNEKYFFDLDAVRIKYNPDSLRESKRGKKNPKGSNRQGLDKWKLNPLGKNPGDVWPLAIEPFSAKKLGLENIEHFATFGERLIEPLIKVGCPQWICKKCGFIRERITKTEYKGDTPNIAKGKDKMAFQYERRKEAIHYTIGWTDCGCNAGWKSGTVLDPFMGSGTVAVVAERLKRKWIGIELNKDYCEIVKRRLKKAVPNLL
- a CDS encoding site-specific DNA-methyltransferase, with translation MKDNKFVNKIICGDCVDVLKNLPNQCIDLVVTSPPYDNVRFYKTSNEKELDKIWNFKKFKQLSKELYRIMKEGGVIVWVCNDAVINGSESGTSFRYALHFKEIGFNLHDTMIYMKNSNPFPEKNRYYQCFEYMFVISKGTPKTFNPIKDRKVKWEKPWGQRSERLKDGTLVKKSISYHEYSIRRNVWKYNTGYGFSTKDEIAYKHPAIFPEQLAIDHIRTWTNEDDLVLDPLAGSCTTCKAAKLLRRNYVCIDIFEEYCKIGEERLKKVVPKLL